GAGACAAAAGCGGCCCCGCAAATTCGTGATTTGGAAAACTACATTAGCGCCAGTCTCAAAACTCGGACGCGCTACTAAGCGGCTAAATGTCTGCCTTAATTGGGAACTGAATCGGCCGTTGGGCGGGATTTAGCGTTGGGATTCAGCATCTCCAGAATAATGTTGGCGGCTCGATCACAAACCCCAAACTCGCCGAACTCATCGCGAATTGCTTGATAGTCAGCCAAGATCCGCTCGCGATTTTGCGGTTGGATTGTTTCGAGCACTTTTGCCGCAATTGCGTCCGCTTTCATGTTGTCTTGTAGGAGCTCTGGCACGACCTCGCGCATTAGCACGAGATTTACCGGCGAAGCGAAGGGGATGGTGAGTTTGAGTAGCTTGTATCCGACCCAGGCGGTAAAGGCACTCAGGCGATAAGTCACGACTTGGGGGACGTTGAGCAGTGCCATTTCTAAATTGATGGTGCCGGATTTGGTAATTGCCAAGTCGGCGGCGGCGATCGCAATGCGGCCCTGATCGCCGGGAATGATGTTGGCGTTAAGTTGATATTTCGCGATCGCGGCTTCAATCGCGGGGCGGAACTGGGGTAGTGCCAGCGGAATCCAGAAATGCACTTGAGGAATCTGACTTTGAACAGTTTGGGCCGCCGCGAAGATTTCTGGTAATAGATATTTTAATTCTTGGGTGCGCGACGCGGGTGAGAGCAGTAAAGCAACTTGTTCGGGGGGAATCCCGAGTTGTTGGCGGGCGGCCTGGCGATCAGGGAGATGCCGCAGTTGGTCAATTAGGGGATGACCGATAAACTTTGCATCAATGCCAAACCGCTGATAGTAAGCGGCTTCCTCGGGAAAAATGGCCAATACGCGATCGGTAATTGCGGCAATTTGATTGGTGTTCTTGTCATTTAATGACCAAACCCATTCCTGGGGTGCGATGTAGTAGACGATGGGAATATCGGGGAACTGCTGTCGCACGAAGCGACCAATCTTCAGATTGGCGCCAATATAATCAATCAGAATGACGAGATCCGGTGGATGTGCTTTCAGCACGGCTTGGGCCTGCCGTTGGAGCTTTAGCGTTGGCAAGATTTGTGGAATTGCTTCGACGAGCCCGATCGAAGAAATTGCCCGGGTATCACCTAAAAGTGTGGCCCCGGCTTGCTGCATACGTGCCCCACCCAGGGCCAAGATTTCTAGCTCAATGCCCTGAACTTTTGCTTGCTCGAATAGCGCGGTGACTAAAGTTGCACCTTGTAAGTCACCGGAGACTTCCCCAGTGCTAATAAAAATCCTACGCTTCACGGCCTTACCCTAAATCTACTGTGCGATCGGTGCTGCTTGACTATTCGGTGCGCTGCCGGTTGGACTTGTTCCCCGGTGTGAGACCGCGATTGCCGGCCATGGAGTGGCGGACAAACGTTTGTAGATGGGCTAAGTGTTCGTTATCAGGGAGCAGACTGATCGCTTCAAGGGCTTGTTCCAGGGTCAATCCCGATCGATAGAGTTGGCGGAAGCCTTTCTTGAGGGATTTCAGCACATCATCGGAAATCAATCCCGATCGCTTCAACCCAACTAAATTCAATGTCCGAACCCGGGCGGGGTTGCCTTCAATTAGCATGTATGGTGGGACATCGCGATCAATCCGAGTCATGCCACCGACCATCGATAGCCGGCCAATGCGCACGAACTGATGAACCCCGAGGACCCCGCTAATCCGGGCGTAGGATTCAATGTGGATATGACCGGCTAAGGCGACGCCATTCGCAATAATGACGTGATTTTCTAAAACGCAATTGTGACCCACATGGGTATAAGCCATGAGCAAGTTATTATCGCCAATCTGGGTGACTTCCCCAGTCTGGGTGGCTTGGTTAATGGTCACGTATTCCCGAATCTGGTTGCCGTTGCCGATGCATACAGCGTTACACCCCCCGTCGTATTTTAAATCCTGGGGTGGTGAACCAATGACAGCGCCAGTAAATAGCTGGTTTTGTTCGCCAATTTGGGTCTCACCGTCTATGACTACATGAGCCCCAATGACTGTCCCAGCGCCGATTGTGACATTGCCACCGATGACTGCGTAAGCGCCCACTTGGACGGTGGGATGAATTTGAGCATCAGGGTGAATAACTGCCGTCGGATGAATCAGGGTTGGCATAGTGGCAATCGATCGCGAGGAAATCGGACGGACGTTGCTGCCGTCAGTCGGAAGATGCGGAGCGTTAATGCGTTGCGCGTTGGTATTAGACAACATGAGAGGTAGCTACTTTGTCAATGCGTATATAGGGATGGAATGCAGGAGCAAACGATAGTGTGAGCCAATCGATCCAATGACGAGTCAAATCACCTGATCCATTTACCTGTTAGGAGAACCTGCAAGTTGTGCGTTACCCCGACTTGGGATGGCTAACGTTCGTTGCCGAATGTTAAGGATCTGCCAATACCCTATCCGAAACCTGGGAAACTGCACACAAATTGCCTGTGGCGCACTGTCAAGTAAGTCTGTAATCCACCCGCAATTGCGGGTGATCAGTAATGCGCTGATTAGTATCACTAATTGACGAGGGCAAACATCAATTCGCCTTCGCAAACGAGCTTGCCATCGACTTCAGCGCGGCCCTGCATCTTGCCAAATCGACGTGCCTTAATCGATAACAGTTCCACGGTCATGACCAGTTGATCACCCGGCACAACGGGGCGGCGGAACCGCACTTTATCAATGCCCGCGAACATAAATAAGCCGTCTTGAATGTCATCTGCCATCTGGGTGAGGACCACACCGCCAACTTGAGCCATGGCTTCAACGATTAAAACCCCTGGCATAACTGGACGATTGGGAAAATGTCCCTGGAAATGGGGTTCGTTAAAGGTGACATTTTTAATGCCCACTGCCATTTTCTCAGGGACGAAATCGATGATCCGATCGACCAGGGCAAATGGATATCGATGGGGTAGTAGCTGGTGAATTTCCTCGATGCTGAACGTTTTTTTCACCGCTGATTCGGTGGGCGTGTCTGCAGCAGGAGGATGGGAAGCAGCTAAATTGGATTCAGTCAGTGTGGTCATGGCACTCAAGCAGTAAAGAATCTTATGCGGTCGAGGCAGTAGCCAGGCAGCAGCCGTGCTCGATCAACTCAAAAGCAATCAACTTGGGCAGCTTACCGTTAAAGGGTGGCTAAGCTCAAATCTGATGCATTGATCATCATTGTGGATGGCGGGGCTCTATGCGCTGTGTGGCGGCATTTATACCGTCATGGCAACAATTTTTTGGGCCAATTGAGTATGCAAGTGATGACTGGCTTTGTATGCGAGATAATGGCCGATCGGCAATATGCCGACCAAACTCAGATCACCGACTAAATCAAGCAGCTTATGCCTTGCCGGTTCATTCGTAAATCGCAAAGGCGGATTGAGCCATCCATCGGGGCCACAGACCAACGCATTGTCCAAGCTGCCCCCTTTGATCAAGCCGGCTTGTTGGAGTTGTTCGATTTGGTGTGCGAGGCCAAAGGTGCGCGCTGGGGCAATG
This window of the Romeriopsis navalis LEGE 11480 genome carries:
- the lpxB gene encoding lipid-A-disaccharide synthase is translated as MKRRIFISTGEVSGDLQGATLVTALFEQAKVQGIELEILALGGARMQQAGATLLGDTRAISSIGLVEAIPQILPTLKLQRQAQAVLKAHPPDLVILIDYIGANLKIGRFVRQQFPDIPIVYYIAPQEWVWSLNDKNTNQIAAITDRVLAIFPEEAAYYQRFGIDAKFIGHPLIDQLRHLPDRQAARQQLGIPPEQVALLLSPASRTQELKYLLPEIFAAAQTVQSQIPQVHFWIPLALPQFRPAIEAAIAKYQLNANIIPGDQGRIAIAAADLAITKSGTINLEMALLNVPQVVTYRLSAFTAWVGYKLLKLTIPFASPVNLVLMREVVPELLQDNMKADAIAAKVLETIQPQNRERILADYQAIRDEFGEFGVCDRAANIILEMLNPNAKSRPTADSVPN
- the lpxA gene encoding acyl-ACP--UDP-N-acetylglucosamine O-acyltransferase; translation: MLSNTNAQRINAPHLPTDGSNVRPISSRSIATMPTLIHPTAVIHPDAQIHPTVQVGAYAVIGGNVTIGAGTVIGAHVVIDGETQIGEQNQLFTGAVIGSPPQDLKYDGGCNAVCIGNGNQIREYVTINQATQTGEVTQIGDNNLLMAYTHVGHNCVLENHVIIANGVALAGHIHIESYARISGVLGVHQFVRIGRLSMVGGMTRIDRDVPPYMLIEGNPARVRTLNLVGLKRSGLISDDVLKSLKKGFRQLYRSGLTLEQALEAISLLPDNEHLAHLQTFVRHSMAGNRGLTPGNKSNRQRTE
- the fabZ gene encoding 3-hydroxyacyl-ACP dehydratase FabZ, translated to MTTLTESNLAASHPPAADTPTESAVKKTFSIEEIHQLLPHRYPFALVDRIIDFVPEKMAVGIKNVTFNEPHFQGHFPNRPVMPGVLIVEAMAQVGGVVLTQMADDIQDGLFMFAGIDKVRFRRPVVPGDQLVMTVELLSIKARRFGKMQGRAEVDGKLVCEGELMFALVN